DNA sequence from the Streptomyces sp. HUAS 15-9 genome:
ATCCGTGCTTTGCGGCTGTCTCAAGGGCTTTGTCGATGTCGTCGACGGAGAAGGCGACGCGATGCATGCCGATCTCGTTGGGACGGGTGGGCTCCGACTCGATCGCTTCGGGGTGGATGTACTCGAAGAGCTCAAGGCGACCGTGACCGTCTGGCGTCTGGAGCATCGCGATGTTGGCGTGATTGCCATCAAGGCCGACGGCGGTGTCGGTCCACTCACCACTGACCGTGTCACGGCCGACAACCGTGAGGCCGAGGTCGGTGAAAAAAGAGATCGTTGCTTCGAGGTCGCGAACGGCGATGCCGACGTTCTCGAGTCTGATGGCCATGCGTTGCATGCTATCGAGCGGGGACGTCGATCAGGCGGGAGACCGTCAGGCGGTACCGGTCCGGTCCTTCGCCCGCGCGTCACCTCGAGATGTGGGCTTCGATGCCGTCGAGCAGGAAGTCGAGGCCGATCCGGAAGGTCTGGTCGGCGTCCAGGTGGGCGGCATCGCGCACCACCGTGGCCAGCGCGGGGAATCGACCGGTGGCGAAGGTCCGCTCCAGATAGGGCCCGAGTGAGGCCTGCCAACGCCTCTGGTCCATCCCGGTGGCCCGCTCGGCACGCCGCTCGGCGATCTCCCGACGCACCGCACCGATCACGTACGCGTCGACCGCGGTCACCACCGGCATGATGGCGTCCACATCGACGCCGCCCAGCGCGGCCACCACGGCCTCCCCCCTGGCCAGCGCGTTCGGCCCGAGGTGCGGTCGCCCACCGAGCAGATCGGCGAGCCACTCGTGCTCGTGAGCGGCCTGCCGGGTGGTTTCGGCAAGAGACCGCAGCACCTCCCGCCAGTCGTCTCCGACCGGCCGGATCTCGGCGTGGACCGCGTCGACCATCAGGTCGAGCAACTCCTCCTTGCTGGCGATGTAGCTGTACAGCCGCATCGGCCCGACGCCAAGCGCGGTGGCGACCTTGCGCAGCGACACCGCCTCCAGGCCGTCCGCGTCGGCCAATTGGATCGCCGCTCGCACGATCCGCTCTCGGTTCAGCGGGGCCGGCACGGGTCGATTCGGTGGCTCCGGCCTCTCCCATACCAACATGCCGCCAACAATATCAATACACCGCATCGGGCGATACAGTGTATCGCTCAGTACGGCGTATCGAAGGAGAGGCAACCATGACCATCGCCATCGTCGGAGCCGGCCTCGGCGGCCTGGCTCTCGCCCGTGTACTGCACGTGAACGGCATCGACGCCGTCGTGTACGAACGCGAACCGTCACGCGGTGCGCGCGGTCAGGGCGGCATGCTCGACCTGCACTCCGGGACCGGGCAGCGGGCGCTGCGCGAGGCAGGCCTGATCGACCAGTTCCACGCGATTGCCCGTCGCGAAGGCCAGGACCTGCGACTTCTCGAGCCGGACGGCACCCTGCTGCTCCAGGAGGACACTCCCGACGACGCCCCACTCGAGCGACCCGAGGTCGACCGCGCCGATCTGCGCAACCTGCTGCTGGACTCTCTCCCCGAACACGCGGTGCACTGGGGGCACGCGTTCGAGTACGCCGACCACGGCCTGCTGCACTTCACCGACGGCAGCAGTGCGACGTACGACCTGCTGGTCGGCGCCGACGGCGCGAACTCCCAGGTCCGCCCGCTTCTCACCGATGCCCGCCCGGCGCACACCGGCCAAAACGTCGTCGAGCTCGGCATTCCCGACATCGACCGCACCCACCCCGACCTCGCGACGATGGTGGGACGAGGCAACTACTGGGTGCTCGGCAACGGACAATCCCTGTCGGCGCAGCACAACGGCGACGGCCGCGTACGCATTTACCTCAGCTTCCACACCGCAGAGGACTGGCTCGCCACCAGCGGGATCCCGTTCGAGGACCCAACTGCCGCCCGGATACGGCTGATCGACCTGTTCACCGGCTGGGACTCACGGTTCACCGCGCTGATCGCCGCCTGCGACGACACGATCGTGCCACGGCCGATCACCACTCTCCCGGTCGGCCTGACCTGGCCGTCGACGCCAGACGTCACGCTGCTCGGTGATGCCGCGCACCTGATGCCGCCGGTGGGGCAGGGCGCCAACATGGCGCTGCTCGACGGCGCACTGCTCGGCCTCGCGCTGGCCGCGCACCCGGACGACTTTCCCGCCGCCGTCGAAGAATACGAACGCGAGATGTTCGAACGCACCAGCGCCGCCGGCCGGCAGTCCGCGCACGTTCAGGAAATCCTGATGTCACCGGACGCCGGCCAGAAAATGCTCGCATTCTTCCAACCTGGCTGAGGGCAGCCGGACACGACCAGGCAACCGGCAGGATCAGGGCCCGGGTGTATTCCACGTGCAGTTGGGGCTCCACTGCACCGGGTCGTCGATGCGGTGAACGTCGAGGAGTTCGCGTGCCCGCCGACACAGCAGGTCGGCTACGGCGGGCAGCAGGCGCCAGCCCGTGGACGTGCGTTGCACGGTGGCGGTGAGTTCACCGTGCCCGACGTAGTACAACAGCAGCGTGTCGGACGACTGGCGGGCAATCTCCTTGAGACGCACCGCGAGTTCGGCAGCCGACCCGGGGAACGGCTTGTCTTTCGCACCGTGCGCCTTGGGCAACTGGTCGCCGAAGGCGGCGGTGAACACATCCCGCTGCCCACGACCAGCTCGGCGAGTGCGGCGTCGTCCAGCTCCGTGGCGGCCACGACGTCGGGGTAGTCCTGAGCAAGAGCGGCGGTCGTGGGGTGGTGTCCCAGGTCGGCCAGGTGCTGGTGGTGGTAGCGGGCCGTAAGAGCGGTGGATCAGGGAATATCGTCACAGAATCGGCACGTCGCCTCGACTCACCGCGCCACAGATGGCACCGTAAATCCGCGTGAAACTGATCAGAACCGGACAAATCGACCGCTCGGTGTGCTGGAGGCTATTGCTGGCCAGCGCCACCATGCTCTTCGTCGAGCTGGCGCTGATCAGATGGGCAGGGGCCAACGTCGTCCACCTCAGCTACTTCTCGAACTTCATCCTGCTGGGGTCGTTCCTGGGCATCGGGATCGGGTTCCTGATCCCCGCCGAGCGCGGGCAGTGGCTCAAACGCTGGGCACCGGTCCCACTCGCGGTTCTCGTCATCCTGGTACGCGAGTTCCCGGTGCAGGTGCGTCAGAGCAGCGACCAGGTCATCTACTTCACCGCAGTGAAGACCACCGGCCTCCCCGAGTGGGTGACGCTGCCGGCCATCTTCCTGCTCACCGCGGTGATCATGACCGCGATCGGCAAGATCACCGCTGATCTCTTCCGCCGGCTTCCCTCGCTCGATGCCTACCGCTACGACCTGCTCGGCAGCATCACCGGCTCGGTGTCCTTCGCCCTGGTGTCCTGGCTCCACGCTCCGTCGGTCGTATGGGGCGTGATCGCCGCCGCAGCCCTGCTGGTCCTCGGGGGACGGCGCAACACACTGCGGTACGGCATCCCCCTGACGGCGATGGTCGCCGTGCTGTTCGTGGAGACGACGACGGCCGGCATCTCCTGGTCGCCCTACTACAAGATCCAGCTCACGCCCTCTGCGTCCACCACCCGGGCGTACCACATCTCCGCCAACGGCGTCCCGCACCAGAGCATCGCGCCGCTCCCGGCGCTGATGCAGAAGAACTCGCCCTATCGGCAGCCGTACGACCGGACGCCCGGCAACCCGTACCGGCACGTGCTGGTCATCGGGGCCGGTAACGGCAATGACGTCGCGGTCGCGCTGGAGCATGGAGCGCGGCGCGTGGACGCGGTCGAGATCGACCCCCGGCTGCAGCAGATCGGCGCACAGCTGCATCCCGCGAAGCCGTACGACGACCCCAGGGTGCACGTCTACATCAACGATGGTCGGGCCTTCCTGGAGCGGACGAACGCCAAGTACGACCTCGTGGTCCTGGCGCTGCCGGACTCGTTGACGCTGGTGGCCGGCGCGAGCAATCTGCGGCTGGAGAGCTACCTGTTCACCCAGCAGGCGTTCCAGGCCGCGCGCGATCACCTGACGCCGCACGGCGCGTTCGCCATGTACAACTACTACCGGAAGAGCTGGCTGGTCGACCGTTTCGCCGGCTCCCTCGACGACATCTACGGCCATGCCCCCTGCATGACGACGTTCAGCAAGAACGCGGCCGTGCTGGTGGCCGGGATGACGACCGCCGACCAGTCGTGTCAGCAGATCTGGCAGCCCAGCGGGCCGGTCCCGGAGGCCGCGACCGACGACCACCCTTTCCCGTATCTGCTCCACCGGGACATTCCCACTCTCTACCTGGGCGCACTGGGCGCGATCCTGCTGGTGACGCTCCTGGCGGTGCGTCTGGTCGGGGTTCGCATCCGAAGCACGGTCCGCTACACGGACATGTTCCTGATGGGCGCGGCCTTCATGTTGCTCGAAACGAAGAACGTGATCGGTTTCGCGCTCTACTTCGGTACGACCTGGCTGGTCAACGCCCTGGTCTTCATCGGTGTCCTGCTCGCCGTCCTCGCCGCGGTCGAGGTCCGGCGCCGGCTGCGGCGAGTCAGCCGACTGCCGCTGCAGATCGTGCTCTTCGGCACACTCGCGGTCGCCTGGCTCGTCCCGGCACACGCCGTGCTCGCGCTGCCCTTCGCCGGACGGCTCGCCGCCGCCATCGCCCTGGCCTTCGCCCCCATCTTCTGTGCCAACCTCATCTTCTCGGACCGCC
Encoded proteins:
- a CDS encoding VOC family protein; the protein is MAIRLENVGIAVRDLEATISFFTDLGLTVVGRDTVSGEWTDTAVGLDGNHANIAMLQTPDGHGRLELFEYIHPEAIESEPTRPNEIGMHRVAFSVDDIDKALETAAKHGCYPLRGVATYEDVYKLTYIRGPSGILVMLAEELRKN
- a CDS encoding TetR/AcrR family transcriptional regulator is translated as MLVWERPEPPNRPVPAPLNRERIVRAAIQLADADGLEAVSLRKVATALGVGPMRLYSYIASKEELLDLMVDAVHAEIRPVGDDWREVLRSLAETTRQAAHEHEWLADLLGGRPHLGPNALARGEAVVAALGGVDVDAIMPVVTAVDAYVIGAVRREIAERRAERATGMDQRRWQASLGPYLERTFATGRFPALATVVRDAAHLDADQTFRIGLDFLLDGIEAHISR
- a CDS encoding FAD-dependent oxidoreductase, with the protein product MTIAIVGAGLGGLALARVLHVNGIDAVVYEREPSRGARGQGGMLDLHSGTGQRALREAGLIDQFHAIARREGQDLRLLEPDGTLLLQEDTPDDAPLERPEVDRADLRNLLLDSLPEHAVHWGHAFEYADHGLLHFTDGSSATYDLLVGADGANSQVRPLLTDARPAHTGQNVVELGIPDIDRTHPDLATMVGRGNYWVLGNGQSLSAQHNGDGRVRIYLSFHTAEDWLATSGIPFEDPTAARIRLIDLFTGWDSRFTALIAACDDTIVPRPITTLPVGLTWPSTPDVTLLGDAAHLMPPVGQGANMALLDGALLGLALAAHPDDFPAAVEEYEREMFERTSAAGRQSAHVQEILMSPDAGQKMLAFFQPG
- a CDS encoding spermidine synthase, whose product is MKLIRTGQIDRSVCWRLLLASATMLFVELALIRWAGANVVHLSYFSNFILLGSFLGIGIGFLIPAERGQWLKRWAPVPLAVLVILVREFPVQVRQSSDQVIYFTAVKTTGLPEWVTLPAIFLLTAVIMTAIGKITADLFRRLPSLDAYRYDLLGSITGSVSFALVSWLHAPSVVWGVIAAAALLVLGGRRNTLRYGIPLTAMVAVLFVETTTAGISWSPYYKIQLTPSASTTRAYHISANGVPHQSIAPLPALMQKNSPYRQPYDRTPGNPYRHVLVIGAGNGNDVAVALEHGARRVDAVEIDPRLQQIGAQLHPAKPYDDPRVHVYINDGRAFLERTNAKYDLVVLALPDSLTLVAGASNLRLESYLFTQQAFQAARDHLTPHGAFAMYNYYRKSWLVDRFAGSLDDIYGHAPCMTTFSKNAAVLVAGMTTADQSCQQIWQPSGPVPEAATDDHPFPYLLHRDIPTLYLGALGAILLVTLLAVRLVGVRIRSTVRYTDMFLMGAAFMLLETKNVIGFALYFGTTWLVNALVFIGVLLAVLAAVEVRRRLRRVSRLPLQIVLFGTLAVAWLVPAHAVLALPFAGRLAAAIALAFAPIFCANLIFSDRLALASDPTSAFGANLLGALTGGALEYLALVTGYQALLLVVALLYLGAFIAMRFAGPGPDAQSPSVADETVALNSR